In a single window of the Pedococcus dokdonensis genome:
- the folK gene encoding 2-amino-4-hydroxy-6-hydroxymethyldihydropteridine diphosphokinase gives MTDQIVLKGISAKGFHGVLDFEKRDGQVFVVDVTLHVDLAPAGASDDLADTVNYAEVAGDVVALIEGEPLDLIEALAARIADRALARPLVEAVEVVVHKPEAPVGHPFSDVQVRVTRERQSTVVIAMGSNIGDSIETLHDAAISLYGLIDVVEVSAPVETDPVGGPEQPVYLNAVVTGTTHLAPSSLLAGLHDIELAHGRTREVRWGPRTLDLDLVQYGDPVFDTDVVMDSPTLTLPHPRAHERGFVLVPWLQADPEAVLRVDGEVRRVADLVAAMDVSGVRPGPDVDLLEGPW, from the coding sequence GTGACCGACCAGATCGTGCTGAAAGGCATCTCCGCCAAGGGATTCCACGGCGTGCTCGACTTCGAGAAGCGTGACGGGCAGGTGTTCGTCGTCGACGTCACGCTGCACGTCGACCTCGCCCCCGCCGGCGCCAGCGACGACCTCGCCGACACGGTGAACTACGCCGAGGTGGCCGGCGACGTGGTGGCCCTGATCGAGGGCGAGCCGCTCGACCTGATCGAGGCGCTGGCGGCCCGCATCGCCGACCGGGCGCTGGCTCGCCCACTCGTGGAGGCGGTCGAGGTGGTGGTGCACAAGCCCGAGGCGCCCGTGGGGCATCCGTTCAGCGACGTGCAGGTGCGCGTCACGCGGGAGCGGCAGTCCACCGTGGTCATCGCGATGGGCTCCAACATCGGCGACTCGATCGAGACCCTGCACGACGCAGCGATCTCGCTCTACGGCCTGATCGACGTCGTCGAGGTGTCGGCGCCGGTGGAGACCGATCCGGTCGGCGGTCCGGAGCAGCCGGTCTACCTCAACGCCGTCGTGACGGGGACGACCCACCTCGCTCCCTCGTCGCTCCTGGCCGGACTGCACGACATCGAGCTGGCGCACGGCCGCACTCGCGAGGTGCGCTGGGGACCGAGGACGCTCGACCTCGACCTGGTGCAGTACGGCGACCCGGTCTTCGACACCGACGTCGTGATGGACAGCCCCACGCTCACGCTGCCGCACCCGCGGGCGCACGAGCGTGGCTTCGTGTTGGTGCCGTGGTTGCAGGCCGACCCCGAGGCGGTCCTCCGGGTCGACGGTGAGGTCCGGCGGGTCGCCGACCTGGTCGCCGCCATGGACGTGTCCGGGGTGCGGCCCGGTCCCGACGTCGACCTCCTGGAGGGGCCGTGGTGA
- a CDS encoding DUF3180 domain-containing protein: MNDGGGLRWPQLAAIGLVVGLVSWLGWRLYLNAGHLLGPASWVSAVMIVAMAVLVIGAGLPVRRFLRGEARKPLSPIRAARTLVLAQAAALTGSAVFGWYAAQVAHTLADLDLPGYRSLLWRLLALSVASLVLAAAGMLTQRMCRVDGPDDRDHR, from the coding sequence GTGAACGACGGGGGCGGCCTGCGCTGGCCGCAGCTCGCGGCGATCGGGCTCGTGGTCGGGCTGGTCTCGTGGCTCGGCTGGCGGCTCTACCTCAACGCCGGCCACCTGCTCGGACCCGCCTCGTGGGTCTCCGCGGTGATGATCGTGGCGATGGCGGTGCTCGTCATCGGGGCCGGTCTGCCGGTGCGCCGCTTCCTGCGCGGTGAGGCCCGCAAGCCGCTGAGCCCGATCCGTGCAGCCCGCACCCTGGTGCTCGCCCAGGCTGCCGCCCTCACCGGGTCGGCGGTGTTCGGCTGGTATGCCGCGCAGGTCGCGCACACCCTCGCCGACCTCGACCTGCCGGGCTACCGCTCGCTGTTGTGGCGGCTGCTGGCGCTGTCGGTGGCCTCCCTCGTGCTGGCCGCCGCGGGGATGCTCACCCAGCGGATGTGCCGCGTCGACGGACCCGACGACCGCGACCACCGCTGA
- a CDS encoding NADH-quinone oxidoreductase subunit D, which translates to MGAGGLATADMVLNIGPQHPATHGVLRLRIVVDGERIVSAEPIVGYMHRGAEKLFEVRDYRQIVVLANRHDWLSAFSSELGVVLGVERMLGMEVPERAVWARTLLAELNRVLNHLMFLGSYPLELGAITPIFYAFREREELQAVMEEASGGRMHYMFNRVGGLKEDLPAGWLDRVAYAVQAVRGRLPDLEALIVGNEILEARTRGVGVVSPETIAAYGVSGPIARAAGVDMDLRRDEPYLAYAELFADSGPGRVVTRTAGDCLARLEVLLEQVHVSLDLAEACLARLRSLPRGPVNVKLPKVLKVPEGDLYTATENPLGFNGYYLVSRGEKTPWRLKLRSASFNNVAVLAEVLPGNLIADMVAILGSMFFVVGDVDK; encoded by the coding sequence ATGGGCGCGGGCGGACTCGCCACCGCCGACATGGTGCTCAACATCGGTCCGCAGCACCCGGCCACCCACGGCGTGCTGCGGCTGCGGATCGTCGTCGACGGCGAGCGCATCGTGTCGGCCGAACCGATCGTCGGCTACATGCACCGCGGCGCCGAGAAGCTGTTCGAGGTGCGCGACTACCGCCAGATCGTGGTGCTGGCCAACCGGCACGACTGGCTGTCGGCGTTCTCCTCCGAGCTCGGGGTCGTCCTCGGGGTCGAGCGGATGCTCGGCATGGAGGTGCCTGAGCGGGCGGTGTGGGCGCGCACCCTGCTGGCCGAGCTGAACCGGGTGCTCAACCACCTGATGTTCCTCGGGTCCTACCCGCTCGAGCTCGGCGCGATCACCCCGATCTTCTACGCGTTCCGCGAGCGCGAGGAGCTCCAGGCGGTGATGGAGGAGGCGTCCGGGGGACGGATGCACTACATGTTCAACCGCGTGGGTGGGCTCAAGGAGGACCTCCCGGCCGGCTGGCTCGACCGCGTCGCGTATGCCGTGCAGGCCGTGCGTGGGCGGCTGCCTGACCTCGAGGCGCTGATCGTGGGCAACGAGATCCTCGAGGCGCGCACCCGGGGCGTCGGGGTGGTCTCACCGGAAACCATTGCCGCGTATGGCGTCTCGGGTCCGATCGCCCGAGCGGCGGGGGTCGACATGGACCTACGACGCGACGAGCCCTACCTCGCCTACGCCGAGCTGTTCGCCGACAGTGGGCCCGGTCGCGTGGTCACCCGCACGGCCGGCGACTGCCTGGCCCGGCTGGAGGTGCTGCTCGAGCAGGTGCACGTCTCGCTCGACCTCGCCGAGGCCTGCCTCGCCCGGTTGCGCTCCCTCCCCCGTGGCCCGGTGAACGTGAAGCTGCCGAAGGTGCTCAAGGTCCCCGAGGGCGACCTCTACACCGCCACCGAGAACCCGTTGGGTTTCAACGGCTACTACCTGGTGTCGCGCGGCGAGAAGACGCCGTGGCGGCTCAAGCTGCGGTCGGCCTCGTTCAACAACGTCGCCGTGCTGGCCGAGGTGCTGCCGGGCAACCTGATCGCCGACATGGTGGCGATCCTCGGTTCGATGTTCTTCGTCGTCGGGGACGTCGACAAGTAG
- a CDS encoding cytochrome P450 yields the protein MPPQTTPDTTPDTAPAGSPVDAADFLDLADPATVADPYPHLAALRAAAPMALHSGMGTWLATGHAEAGAVLRDRRLGRVFGPRTPESDWDTFNWLHADSILDSEPPKHTRLRRLVAGAFGRGHVQRLAPRIEELAAGLLADLPDGEFDVIEHYAEPLPVLVIAELLGVPEVDRHHLRPWSQAIVRMYEVDRTEADEAAAREAAGAFAAYVEELSAERAKAPGDDLLTDLVTARDGSDRLSAHELVATAVLLLNAGHEASVNGFGNGLHSWLTAPDRALLDVGDDAAVARMVEEFLRHDSPLHLFERTAKEPAEVAGIVLEPGDKVAALLGAANRDPAVFADPDRFDPTRDPNPHLAFGAGIHFCIGAPLARLELEISVRTMLSRFPDLGVVEAVRRPTFVLRGFERLVVSPRA from the coding sequence GTGCCCCCGCAGACCACCCCCGACACCACCCCCGACACCGCCCCTGCCGGCAGTCCCGTCGATGCCGCCGACTTCCTCGACCTGGCCGACCCCGCGACGGTGGCAGACCCCTATCCGCACCTCGCGGCCCTGCGGGCAGCGGCCCCGATGGCGTTGCACAGCGGCATGGGCACCTGGCTCGCCACCGGCCACGCCGAGGCCGGTGCCGTGCTCCGTGACCGGCGGCTGGGTCGGGTCTTCGGGCCGCGCACACCCGAGTCCGACTGGGACACCTTCAACTGGCTGCACGCCGACTCGATCCTCGACAGTGAGCCGCCCAAGCACACCCGGCTGCGTCGGCTGGTGGCCGGCGCCTTCGGCCGCGGGCACGTGCAGCGGCTCGCACCGCGGATCGAGGAGCTGGCGGCGGGTCTGCTGGCCGACCTGCCCGACGGCGAGTTCGACGTCATCGAGCACTACGCGGAGCCGCTGCCGGTGCTGGTCATCGCCGAGCTGCTCGGGGTGCCGGAGGTGGATCGCCACCACCTGCGCCCCTGGTCGCAGGCGATCGTGCGGATGTACGAGGTGGACCGGACCGAGGCCGACGAGGCGGCGGCGCGCGAGGCGGCCGGTGCGTTCGCGGCATACGTCGAGGAGCTTTCGGCAGAGAGGGCCAAGGCGCCCGGCGACGACCTCCTGACCGACCTGGTCACGGCCCGCGACGGTTCCGACCGGCTCTCGGCGCACGAGCTGGTGGCCACCGCGGTGCTGCTGCTCAACGCGGGTCACGAGGCGAGCGTCAACGGCTTCGGCAACGGGCTGCACTCCTGGCTCACCGCGCCCGACCGCGCTCTCCTCGACGTCGGTGACGACGCGGCGGTGGCCCGGATGGTCGAGGAGTTCCTGCGTCACGACTCTCCGCTGCACCTCTTCGAGCGCACGGCCAAGGAGCCGGCCGAGGTGGCCGGGATCGTCCTGGAGCCGGGCGACAAGGTGGCTGCCCTCCTCGGTGCCGCCAACCGCGACCCAGCCGTCTTCGCGGACCCCGACCGGTTCGACCCGACCCGCGACCCCAACCCGCACCTCGCGTTCGGGGCCGGCATCCACTTCTGCATCGGCGCACCACTGGCGCGGCTGGAGCTCGAGATCTCGGTGCGGACCATGCTGTCGAGGTTCCCCGACCTCGGGGTCGTCGAGGCGGTGCGGCGGCCGACCTTCGTGCTGCGGGGGTTCGAGCGGCTGGTCGTCAGCCCACGCGCTTGA
- a CDS encoding SAM-dependent methyltransferase, with the protein MKGWQEAWQEALYGPDGFYRSPTGPAGHFSTATHGGPGAVLGAALARLAADNRLTHVVDVGAGRGELLTHVYAAEPALRLTGVDVVARPPQLDEVVEWLTAPGGARLPAELDRLDGALVVAHEWLDVVPCPVAEVDDAGVLRHVLVDPASGEESLGDHLDGAELDWATTHWPTAAPGDRVEVGLPRDRAWADLVSRVDRGVVVAVDYGHRGGDRPTAGTLTAYRRGQQVAPVPDGSCDLTAHVAMDTLDHDELVDQRTALRGLGVDGRTPPVQLATSDPQAYLRALGSASAAAALVARGGFGDFLWAVKRVG; encoded by the coding sequence GTGAAGGGGTGGCAGGAGGCCTGGCAGGAGGCGTTGTACGGGCCAGACGGCTTCTACCGCTCCCCGACCGGCCCGGCCGGCCACTTCAGCACCGCGACCCACGGCGGGCCGGGCGCGGTCCTCGGTGCCGCCCTCGCCCGCCTGGCCGCCGACAACCGGCTCACCCACGTCGTCGACGTCGGCGCCGGCCGCGGTGAGCTGCTCACCCACGTGTATGCCGCGGAGCCGGCCCTGCGCCTCACCGGCGTCGACGTCGTGGCCAGGCCACCGCAGCTCGACGAGGTGGTCGAGTGGCTGACGGCCCCTGGCGGAGCCCGCCTGCCGGCGGAGCTGGATCGCCTCGACGGAGCCCTGGTGGTCGCCCACGAGTGGCTCGACGTCGTGCCCTGCCCGGTCGCCGAGGTCGACGACGCCGGTGTGCTGCGGCACGTGCTGGTCGACCCTGCCAGCGGCGAGGAGTCCCTCGGCGACCACCTCGACGGCGCCGAGCTCGACTGGGCGACCACGCACTGGCCGACCGCAGCGCCCGGCGACCGCGTCGAGGTCGGGCTCCCCCGCGACCGCGCCTGGGCCGACCTGGTGAGCCGGGTGGACCGCGGGGTCGTCGTTGCCGTGGACTACGGGCATCGGGGCGGTGACCGGCCCACGGCGGGCACGCTCACCGCATACCGGCGGGGGCAGCAGGTCGCGCCGGTGCCGGACGGCAGCTGCGACCTCACCGCGCACGTGGCGATGGACACCCTCGACCACGACGAGCTGGTCGACCAGCGCACGGCGCTGCGCGGGTTGGGCGTCGACGGACGGACGCCCCCCGTGCAGCTGGCGACGAGCGACCCGCAGGCCTACCTGCGCGCGCTGGGGTCCGCATCGGCCGCGGCGGCGCTGGTGGCCCGGGGTGGGTTCGGGGACTTCCTCTGGGCGGTCAAGCGCGTGGGCTGA
- a CDS encoding PDDEXK family nuclease, with the protein MSRDWRGLAAAQDGILARRQLRELGISRHRVASQVMAGRWVELTPRVVATVTGTLTWEQRAWAGVLHAGGTALVGGLTATEKHGLSGWHRDEITIVVDDELSFEPVDGVRFFRTRRDLARMRQVRGGLPLCRVEPAALLWAAHERSARSGQGLLAAVVQQRLTTASDLLDELERQRPLRRARMFRTALEDIRGGAQSMAELDVGRMCRRAGLPLPRRQVKRRDSVGRSRYTDCEWPLPDGRVLVLEVDGGFHMDVEHWEDDLARQRRLASADRVVVRCTARELRDEPQTVVRDLRALGLR; encoded by the coding sequence ATGTCACGGGACTGGCGGGGACTCGCCGCGGCGCAGGACGGGATCCTGGCCCGACGTCAGCTCCGAGAGCTGGGCATCAGCCGGCACCGGGTGGCGAGCCAGGTCATGGCAGGTCGATGGGTCGAGCTGACGCCGCGGGTCGTCGCGACCGTGACCGGCACCCTGACCTGGGAGCAACGGGCCTGGGCGGGAGTTCTGCATGCAGGCGGCACCGCCCTGGTCGGGGGCCTCACCGCGACCGAGAAGCACGGACTGAGCGGCTGGCACCGCGACGAGATCACCATCGTGGTCGATGACGAGCTGTCCTTCGAGCCAGTCGACGGAGTGCGGTTCTTCCGCACGCGTCGTGACCTGGCCCGGATGCGACAGGTCCGGGGAGGGTTGCCGCTCTGTCGAGTCGAACCAGCGGCGCTGCTCTGGGCGGCCCACGAGCGGTCTGCGCGCTCGGGCCAGGGGCTGTTGGCGGCGGTGGTCCAGCAGCGGCTCACCACGGCGAGCGACCTGCTCGACGAGCTCGAGCGCCAGAGGCCACTTCGCCGTGCACGGATGTTCCGGACGGCCCTCGAAGACATCCGTGGCGGAGCCCAGTCCATGGCAGAGCTCGACGTGGGGCGAATGTGCCGGCGGGCCGGCCTTCCACTGCCGCGGCGGCAGGTGAAACGCAGGGACAGTGTGGGCAGGAGTCGCTACACCGACTGTGAGTGGCCACTGCCCGACGGGAGGGTGCTGGTGCTGGAGGTGGATGGCGGGTTCCACATGGACGTGGAGCACTGGGAGGACGACCTCGCGAGACAGAGACGCCTCGCGTCGGCCGACAGGGTGGTCGTCCGGTGCACCGCGCGGGAGCTGCGTGACGAGCCTCAGACGGTGGTGCGGGACCTCAGGGCCCTGGGTCTCAGATAG
- a CDS encoding Rossmann-like and DUF2520 domain-containing protein: MTSADERPARLDVGVVGAGRVGAVLGAALQGVGHRVVAVSGVSQESRDRAGLLLPGVPVLAPEDVVRQAELVVLAVPDDALADLVGGLAATGAWQAGQLVAHTSGRHGLEVYDAALDQHVLGLALHPAMTFTGTRLDLDRLVECCFGVTAPEPLRPVAEALVLEIGAEPVWIEESARGLYHAALAHGANHLVTLVAQSLQALRAAGVATPSRVLGPLVSAALDNALRAGDAALTGPVARGDAGTVAEHLRQLQSLSPDIRPTYVALARATAERALASGRLKPHVAEPLLDILATDQER; this comes from the coding sequence GTGACTTCCGCCGACGAGCGTCCCGCGCGGCTCGACGTCGGGGTGGTGGGCGCGGGCCGCGTCGGCGCCGTCCTCGGGGCAGCCCTCCAGGGGGTCGGACACCGGGTCGTCGCCGTGTCCGGGGTCAGCCAGGAGTCACGCGACCGCGCCGGTCTGCTGCTGCCGGGTGTGCCCGTGCTCGCTCCGGAGGACGTCGTCCGCCAGGCCGAGCTGGTCGTCCTCGCGGTGCCCGACGACGCGCTCGCCGACCTCGTGGGGGGACTGGCGGCCACGGGTGCGTGGCAGGCCGGCCAGCTCGTCGCGCACACCTCGGGTCGGCACGGGCTCGAGGTCTATGACGCCGCCCTCGACCAGCACGTCCTCGGGCTCGCCCTGCACCCGGCGATGACCTTCACCGGCACCCGGCTCGACCTCGACCGGCTGGTCGAGTGCTGCTTCGGGGTCACCGCGCCCGAGCCGCTGCGCCCGGTCGCGGAGGCGCTGGTGCTCGAGATCGGCGCCGAGCCGGTCTGGATCGAGGAGTCCGCTCGCGGGCTCTACCACGCGGCCCTCGCCCACGGCGCGAACCACCTGGTCACCCTGGTCGCCCAGTCGCTGCAGGCGTTGCGGGCCGCAGGGGTGGCGACGCCGTCGCGGGTGCTCGGCCCCCTGGTGTCGGCCGCGCTCGACAACGCCCTGCGCGCAGGTGACGCTGCCCTCACCGGGCCGGTCGCGCGCGGCGATGCCGGTACCGTGGCCGAGCACCTGCGACAACTCCAGAGCCTCAGCCCCGACATCCGCCCGACCTACGTGGCGCTGGCCCGGGCGACCGCCGAGCGGGCGCTGGCCAGCGGCCGGCTCAAGCCGCACGTGGCCGAACCCCTGTTGGACATCCTCGCCACCGACCAGGAGCGTTAA
- the panC gene encoding pantoate--beta-alanine ligase, producing the protein MSEQPGMPSASAGATVTAGPPAEGSPPAGREPVVARSREELHAARRALTDGDVAVVMTMGALHEGHATLIETARQRAAHVVVTIFLNPLQFGPREDLSRYPRTFDSDMEICRRAGVDLVFAPTPDVIYRDGDPGVRISAGPLGNVLEGQARPGHFDGMLTVVAKLFHLTRADSAYFGQKDAQQLLLIRRMVRDLDFSVKVISVPTVRESDGLAMSSRNMYLTESDRETALCLSRALRAGAAAASEGPSAVRRAARAVLVREPLALIDYLVLVHPATLEDVPEWYRGEALLAVAGRVGTTRLIDNLPILVGPQGGALEVFSDVESAGA; encoded by the coding sequence GTGAGCGAACAACCCGGTATGCCGTCCGCCTCCGCGGGCGCGACCGTCACCGCCGGCCCACCGGCCGAGGGGTCGCCCCCTGCCGGCCGCGAGCCGGTCGTCGCGCGGAGCCGCGAAGAGCTGCACGCCGCGCGCCGCGCACTCACCGACGGCGACGTGGCCGTGGTCATGACGATGGGCGCGCTGCACGAGGGCCACGCCACCCTGATCGAGACGGCGCGGCAGCGGGCCGCGCACGTGGTCGTGACGATCTTCCTCAACCCGCTGCAGTTCGGCCCGCGCGAGGACCTGTCGCGCTACCCGCGCACCTTCGACTCCGACATGGAGATCTGTCGCCGGGCCGGGGTCGACCTGGTGTTCGCCCCCACCCCCGACGTGATCTACCGCGACGGCGACCCCGGTGTCCGCATCTCGGCCGGACCGCTCGGCAACGTCCTCGAGGGCCAGGCGCGACCCGGTCACTTCGACGGCATGCTGACCGTGGTCGCCAAGCTGTTCCACCTGACCCGCGCGGACTCGGCGTACTTCGGGCAGAAGGACGCCCAGCAGCTGCTGCTCATCCGGCGGATGGTCCGCGACCTCGACTTCTCCGTGAAGGTGATCTCGGTGCCGACCGTGAGGGAGTCCGACGGGCTGGCGATGAGCAGCCGCAACATGTATCTCACCGAGTCCGACCGCGAGACGGCGCTGTGCCTGTCGCGCGCGCTGCGGGCCGGGGCTGCCGCGGCCTCCGAGGGCCCGTCAGCCGTGCGCCGGGCGGCCCGCGCGGTGCTGGTGCGCGAGCCGCTCGCCCTGATCGACTACCTGGTGCTGGTGCACCCGGCGACCCTCGAGGACGTGCCCGAGTGGTACCGCGGCGAGGCGCTGCTCGCGGTCGCCGGTCGGGTCGGCACCACGCGGCTGATCGACAACCTGCCCATCCTGGTCGGCCCGCAGGGTGGCGCGCTCGAGGTGTTCTCGGACGTCGAGTCGGCGGGCGCCTGA
- the panD gene encoding aspartate 1-decarboxylase translates to MQRFMLYAKIHRATVTQADLHYVGSLTIDRDLMDAAGLLPGEQVDVVDVDNGNRLTTYAIEGERGSGIVCINGAAARLISPGDTVIIIAYAAMDDHEARTFEPQVVFVDGQNRIVEVGHDGGDVPDGFGLKTSAVTRRPHD, encoded by the coding sequence ATGCAGCGCTTCATGCTCTACGCCAAGATCCACCGCGCCACGGTGACCCAGGCCGACCTGCACTACGTGGGGTCGCTGACGATCGACCGTGACCTCATGGATGCCGCAGGGCTGCTGCCCGGTGAGCAGGTCGACGTCGTCGACGTCGACAACGGCAACCGGCTCACGACCTACGCGATCGAGGGCGAGCGGGGCAGCGGGATCGTCTGCATCAACGGCGCTGCAGCGCGCCTGATCTCCCCCGGCGACACCGTGATCATCATCGCGTATGCCGCGATGGACGACCACGAGGCCCGCACCTTCGAGCCACAGGTCGTCTTCGTCGACGGGCAGAACCGGATCGTCGAGGTCGGCCACGACGGGGGCGACGTGCCCGACGGGTTCGGGCTGAAGACGTCGGCGGTCACGCGGCGTCCCCATGACTGA